In Halomarina salina, one DNA window encodes the following:
- a CDS encoding ABC transporter ATP-binding protein codes for MSLTDDAEPQVQTARRPVEDPMVRVEGLEKHFPIHEGVLQRQVGAVRAVDGVSFSIEEGETFGLVGESGSGKTTTGRSMLRLTEPTAGTVEIDGQSVTDLSASELKRFRRHMQIVHQDPTSSLNPRHRVKSIVEAPLKIHDYGDATERLERIEELLEMVDLPKEFMYRYPGQLSGGQKQRVGIARAVALNPKFVVLDEPTSALDVSVQARIIDILEDIQEEFGITYLFITHDLSLLRNVADRIGVMYLGRLVEVGDVDAVFERPQHPYSRALLSAISTISEADERLKPERMTIDGEVPDPREKPSGCAFRSRCPYEFDACGAEEPPMYETGEDQVARCFLHDEDAEEDPEW; via the coding sequence ATGAGTCTCACAGACGACGCCGAACCACAGGTACAGACCGCCAGACGCCCCGTCGAGGACCCGATGGTCCGCGTCGAGGGGCTGGAGAAACACTTCCCCATCCACGAGGGGGTGCTCCAGCGACAGGTCGGTGCGGTCCGGGCGGTCGACGGGGTCAGCTTCTCCATCGAGGAGGGCGAGACGTTCGGGCTCGTCGGCGAGTCCGGGTCGGGGAAGACGACGACCGGCCGGTCGATGCTCAGGCTGACGGAGCCGACCGCCGGAACGGTCGAAATCGACGGCCAGAGCGTCACCGACCTCTCGGCGAGCGAACTGAAGCGTTTCCGTCGGCACATGCAGATCGTCCACCAGGACCCGACATCGAGTCTCAACCCGCGCCACCGGGTCAAGTCCATCGTCGAAGCGCCGCTGAAAATCCACGACTACGGCGACGCCACCGAGCGACTGGAGCGCATCGAGGAACTCCTGGAGATGGTCGACCTGCCCAAGGAGTTCATGTACCGCTACCCGGGGCAGCTCTCGGGCGGGCAGAAACAGCGGGTCGGCATCGCACGGGCCGTCGCGCTCAACCCGAAGTTCGTCGTCCTCGACGAACCGACGAGCGCGCTGGACGTGAGCGTGCAGGCCCGCATCATCGACATCCTGGAGGACATCCAGGAGGAGTTCGGCATCACCTACCTGTTCATCACGCACGATCTCTCGCTCCTGCGGAACGTCGCCGACCGTATCGGCGTGATGTACCTGGGGCGACTCGTCGAGGTGGGCGACGTCGACGCCGTCTTCGAGCGCCCGCAACACCCGTACAGTCGTGCGCTGCTCTCGGCCATCTCGACCATCAGCGAGGCCGACGAGCGCCTGAAGCCCGAGCGGATGACCATCGACGGCGAGGTGCCAGACCCGCGGGAGAAGCCGAGCGGGTGCGCGTTCCGGTCGCGCTGTCCGTACGAGTTCGACGCCTGTGGGGCCGAAGAGCCCCCGATGTACGAGACGGGCGAGGACCAGGTCGCGCGCTGTTTTCTCCACGACGAGGACGCCGAGGAGGACCCGGAGTGGTGA
- a CDS encoding AroM family protein, which yields MTTIGLLTIGHAPRTDVTPDILAQLPDEVDVVEAGALDPFDSAAEVRGALGPHEGQPVFVTRLRDGSSVTVPQEPVFDLLQERVYELAEDATMIGVLCTGDFPPFDADVPVLEPSELLHAWATSIVDGGTIGVLTPKPEQITQATEKWADFEVVTAAGSPYTGADEVAAAATEIGTGTDLVVMDCIGYTPAMKAAVRERTGTGVLLSRSVLAKTTAEVL from the coding sequence ATGACGACCATCGGTCTGCTCACCATCGGCCACGCCCCCCGGACCGACGTGACACCGGACATCCTCGCGCAGTTACCCGACGAGGTGGACGTCGTCGAGGCCGGTGCACTCGACCCGTTCGACTCCGCTGCGGAGGTTCGCGGCGCGCTCGGTCCCCACGAGGGCCAGCCCGTCTTCGTCACCCGACTGCGCGACGGGTCGTCCGTGACGGTCCCGCAGGAGCCGGTGTTCGACCTGCTCCAGGAACGAGTCTACGAACTCGCCGAGGACGCCACGATGATCGGGGTGCTGTGTACCGGCGACTTCCCGCCGTTCGACGCCGACGTTCCGGTGCTCGAACCGAGCGAACTCCTCCACGCGTGGGCGACGAGCATCGTAGACGGCGGGACGATCGGGGTGCTGACGCCGAAGCCCGAACAGATAACGCAGGCGACCGAGAAGTGGGCGGACTTCGAGGTGGTGACCGCCGCGGGGTCGCCGTACACGGGGGCCGACGAGGTCGCCGCTGCAGCCACCGAAATCGGTACCGGGACGGACCTTGTCGTGATGGACTGTATCGGGTACACGCCCGCGATGAAGGCGGCGGTCCGCGAGCGGACGGGGACCGGCGTCCTCCTGAGTCGGTCGGTGCTGGCGAAGACCACCGCGGAGGTGCTCTGA
- a CDS encoding DUF7529 family protein: MDRDKLNRMNKASVHWERLLDGMDAIAADYRDEGWETLVLHPGDVSVFVDDEPGSKTGFRLVVPQSELDAVAELVGDAATRYDEFEVYRGDTEGLVLCTVAVKSADDASTILYPVYYDSGTDQRFVESMADGGMVYSEITNLGKSSIFSFVHRNIDPFLP, from the coding sequence ATGGACCGCGACAAGCTCAACCGGATGAACAAAGCGAGCGTCCACTGGGAGCGGTTGCTGGACGGGATGGACGCGATCGCCGCCGACTACCGGGACGAGGGATGGGAGACGCTGGTCCTCCACCCGGGTGACGTCTCGGTGTTCGTCGACGACGAACCGGGGTCGAAGACCGGGTTCAGACTGGTCGTCCCCCAGTCCGAACTCGACGCCGTCGCGGAACTGGTCGGTGATGCGGCTACCCGCTACGACGAATTCGAGGTGTACCGTGGCGACACGGAGGGGCTGGTCCTCTGTACGGTCGCAGTGAAGTCGGCCGACGACGCATCGACGATTCTCTACCCCGTCTACTACGATTCGGGCACCGACCAACGGTTCGTCGAATCCATGGCGGATGGCGGTATGGTGTACTCCGAGATAACGAACCTCGGAAAAAGTAGTATATTCTCGTTCGTTCATCGTAATATCGACCCATTCCTACCGTAA
- a CDS encoding nitroreductase family protein: protein MTDRVHDRPATRRERPPVSNLSPWLARRCTVRAFDPDAEIPDDDVREIVDAGRKAPTSGTTQMYSFLWIRDPAVRERVHELCNRGTAQVEEASHFLLVCIDLRRIRRLLDHRDREFRLAPTMGLLEGAVDASLAAMGAIVAAESMGYGTCPVGNVLNALPAVARAVDLPAGVLPIYGLCIGVPRHGSARENAPRLPLGAVLHEGEYRDPSTELLDACYESMNEMYGDSVYGDATREWQETLERYWGPDGFMNRREETLLTALRQQGFFADRGVDEALGGASR from the coding sequence ATGACCGACCGGGTCCACGACCGGCCCGCCACCCGACGCGAGCGGCCACCGGTGTCGAACCTCTCTCCCTGGCTGGCGCGGCGCTGTACCGTCCGGGCGTTCGACCCCGACGCCGAGATACCCGACGACGACGTCCGCGAGATCGTCGACGCCGGTCGGAAGGCCCCGACGAGCGGGACAACGCAGATGTACAGCTTCCTCTGGATACGTGACCCGGCGGTCCGCGAGCGCGTCCACGAGCTCTGTAACCGAGGCACCGCACAGGTGGAGGAGGCGAGTCACTTCCTGCTGGTCTGCATCGACCTCCGTCGGATACGGCGGCTGCTCGACCACCGCGACCGCGAGTTCCGCCTCGCGCCCACGATGGGGTTGCTGGAGGGGGCGGTCGACGCGTCGCTGGCGGCGATGGGGGCCATCGTCGCGGCCGAGAGCATGGGCTACGGCACCTGTCCCGTCGGGAACGTGCTGAACGCACTGCCGGCGGTCGCGCGCGCTGTCGACCTCCCAGCGGGCGTTCTCCCCATCTACGGCCTCTGTATCGGTGTCCCGCGCCACGGGTCGGCCCGGGAGAACGCCCCGCGGCTCCCGCTCGGCGCGGTGCTCCACGAGGGCGAGTATCGCGACCCTTCCACGGAGCTACTCGACGCCTGCTACGAGTCGATGAACGAGATGTACGGTGACAGCGTCTACGGCGACGCGACCCGCGAGTGGCAGGAGACGCTCGAGCGCTACTGGGGGCCCGACGGGTTCATGAACCGCCGGGAGGAGACGCTGCTGACCGCGCTCCGCCAGCAGGGGTTCTTCGCCGACCGCGGCGTCGACGAGGCACTCGGGGGTGCGTCTCGGTGA
- a CDS encoding ABC transporter permease: MSTKALSRLVDSDDAARQERLRQLRRGARSFAQNRLSLVGLAMVLVLVFAALLAPYIAPYPADAGAGVHFDRASQPPSVDHPMGTDTTGRDIFSRVLFGARLSLMMGAVVLSIAISVGVTLGLVAGYLGGTANAVIMRTTDIFLAVPPTLLAMAVVAATGASLLNVMIAIAFSWWSWYARLVQGEVLSIKEAEFVESSRALGSNWTRTAFREILPNVLSPITVKATLDMGFVILVGAGLSFLGLGAQPPTPTWGAMIAQGRNYVTTFWWIAVFPGLAISFAVLGFNFIGDGLRDVLDVEVN; this comes from the coding sequence ATGTCTACGAAAGCACTCTCACGACTCGTCGACTCGGACGACGCCGCACGGCAGGAGCGGCTCCGGCAGCTCCGCCGCGGTGCTCGAAGCTTCGCTCAGAACAGGCTCTCGCTGGTCGGCCTCGCGATGGTCCTCGTGCTGGTGTTCGCGGCGCTGCTCGCGCCGTACATCGCGCCGTACCCGGCCGACGCCGGTGCCGGGGTCCACTTCGACCGGGCGAGCCAGCCACCGAGCGTCGACCACCCGATGGGCACCGACACCACCGGCCGCGATATCTTCAGTCGGGTGCTGTTCGGCGCTCGACTCTCGCTGATGATGGGGGCCGTCGTCCTCTCCATCGCCATCTCCGTCGGGGTCACGCTGGGCCTCGTCGCGGGCTACCTCGGCGGGACGGCCAACGCCGTCATCATGCGGACGACGGACATCTTCCTCGCGGTACCGCCGACGCTCCTGGCGATGGCGGTGGTCGCCGCGACCGGAGCGTCGCTGCTGAACGTGATGATAGCCATCGCGTTCTCCTGGTGGTCGTGGTACGCTCGCCTCGTCCAGGGGGAGGTGCTGTCCATCAAGGAAGCCGAGTTCGTCGAGTCCAGTCGCGCTCTGGGGTCGAACTGGACCCGGACGGCGTTCCGCGAGATACTGCCGAACGTCCTGAGTCCCATCACCGTGAAGGCGACCCTCGACATGGGGTTCGTCATCCTCGTCGGGGCGGGGTTGTCGTTCCTCGGTCTGGGGGCGCAACCGCCGACGCCGACGTGGGGGGCGATGATCGCGCAGGGGCGCAACTACGTCACGACGTTCTGGTGGATCGCGGTGTTCCCCGGGCTGGCGATCTCGTTCGCCGTGCTCGGGTTCAACTTCATCGGCGACGGCCTGCGGGACGTCCTCGACGTGGAGGTGAACTGA
- a CDS encoding S-methyl thiohydantoin desulfurase domain-containing protein encodes MTTTANTTSMSQLQTTTITREWVEHVAVGGAVLGGGGGGSLEEGIEFGTLAIEYGTPTIVPLSALDASDTVLTVSGVGAPAATESAVNPVDYVRAVDLVVERLADRGTGVDALMTNEMGGFAAVNGLLQSAVTGLPIVDAACNGRAHPTGPMGSMGLSAEETAVQAGVGGDRGAGRHHEVTVEASLQSAASLVRQTADAAGGLVAVARNPVTAEYAGTHAAVEVYDQAEAVGRAVRQSEDGVVLDRVAEALDGDVVVSGTVESYALETTGGFDVGTAVVDGHDLTFWNEYMTLDRDGERLATFPDLITTLDAANGEPISTADLDEGRSVAVVVAPAASLSLGAGMTDPALFEPIEDAVGVPILDYAFPEDY; translated from the coding sequence ATGACCACGACAGCGAACACGACCAGCATGAGCCAGTTACAGACGACGACGATTACGAGAGAGTGGGTAGAACACGTCGCGGTCGGGGGAGCGGTCCTCGGCGGCGGCGGTGGCGGGTCCCTCGAGGAGGGCATCGAGTTCGGAACGCTCGCCATCGAGTACGGGACGCCGACCATCGTCCCGCTGAGCGCGCTCGACGCGTCGGACACCGTCCTGACGGTGAGCGGCGTCGGCGCACCCGCGGCGACCGAGAGCGCGGTGAACCCGGTCGACTACGTCCGCGCCGTCGACCTGGTGGTCGAGCGACTCGCCGACCGGGGGACGGGCGTCGACGCCCTGATGACCAACGAGATGGGCGGCTTCGCGGCGGTGAACGGGCTCCTGCAGTCGGCGGTGACCGGCCTGCCCATCGTGGACGCCGCGTGCAACGGCCGTGCACACCCGACCGGCCCGATGGGGTCGATGGGCCTCTCGGCCGAGGAGACCGCCGTCCAGGCGGGAGTCGGCGGCGACCGCGGTGCGGGCCGTCACCACGAGGTGACCGTCGAGGCGTCGCTCCAGTCCGCCGCGTCGCTCGTCCGGCAGACGGCCGACGCCGCGGGCGGTCTCGTCGCCGTCGCCCGGAACCCCGTCACCGCGGAGTACGCCGGGACCCACGCCGCGGTCGAGGTGTACGACCAGGCCGAGGCCGTCGGCCGGGCGGTTCGCCAGTCCGAAGACGGCGTGGTCCTCGACCGGGTCGCCGAGGCACTCGACGGCGACGTCGTGGTCTCGGGGACCGTCGAGTCGTACGCGCTGGAGACGACCGGCGGGTTCGACGTGGGGACGGCCGTCGTCGACGGGCACGACCTGACGTTCTGGAACGAGTACATGACGCTCGACCGCGACGGCGAGCGGCTCGCGACGTTCCCTGACCTCATCACGACGCTCGACGCCGCGAACGGTGAGCCCATCTCGACGGCCGACCTCGACGAGGGGCGGTCGGTCGCGGTAGTCGTCGCTCCCGCCGCGTCGCTCTCGCTCGGCGCGGGCATGACCGACCCGGCGCTGTTCGAACCGATAGAAGACGCGGTCGGCGTACCGATTCTCGACTACGCGTTCCCGGAGGATTACTGA
- a CDS encoding DUF1177 domain-containing protein, translating into MYDTVQQAYDTLDHPEADGEAVRAALDDTDVAVEVTTITSDEGATDFVKITIPGRDPTAPTLGVIGRLGGIGARPEEVGMVSDGDGAIVALSSALQLAKMHDRGDVLPGDVHIATHVCPDAPTSPHDPVPFMGSPVDMETMNRHEVDDRMDAVLSVDATKGNRVHCERGFAITPTVKEGWVLKPSSSLLDAQERVTGRPPSTLTLTTQDITPYGNGVHHINSILQPSTATDAPVVGVATTSVNPVSGSGTGANYYPELAEATGFVVETAKDFTRGRASFYDDEEFSHLQSLYGSMTHLQAKGNGR; encoded by the coding sequence ATGTACGACACAGTTCAACAGGCGTACGACACGCTCGACCACCCCGAGGCGGACGGCGAAGCAGTTCGCGCCGCGCTCGACGACACCGACGTCGCCGTCGAGGTGACGACCATCACGTCCGACGAGGGCGCGACGGACTTCGTGAAGATAACCATCCCCGGACGGGACCCGACGGCCCCGACGCTCGGGGTCATCGGCCGCCTCGGTGGCATCGGGGCACGCCCCGAAGAGGTCGGGATGGTCTCCGACGGCGACGGGGCAATCGTCGCTCTGTCGAGCGCTCTGCAGCTCGCGAAGATGCACGACCGGGGTGACGTGCTGCCGGGCGACGTGCACATCGCGACGCACGTCTGTCCCGACGCCCCCACCTCGCCCCACGACCCGGTGCCGTTCATGGGCAGTCCGGTCGACATGGAGACGATGAACCGGCACGAGGTGGACGACCGGATGGACGCCGTGCTGTCGGTCGACGCGACGAAAGGGAACCGGGTCCACTGCGAACGCGGGTTCGCCATCACCCCGACGGTGAAGGAGGGCTGGGTGCTGAAACCCAGTTCGTCGCTCCTCGACGCCCAGGAGCGCGTGACCGGGCGCCCGCCGAGCACGCTCACCCTGACGACACAGGACATCACGCCCTACGGGAACGGCGTCCACCACATCAACAGCATCCTCCAGCCGTCGACGGCGACGGACGCGCCCGTCGTCGGCGTGGCGACGACGAGCGTCAACCCGGTGTCGGGGAGCGGGACGGGAGCGAACTACTACCCCGAACTCGCCGAGGCCACCGGGTTCGTCGTCGAGACGGCGAAGGACTTCACGCGCGGTCGCGCCTCGTTCTACGACGACGAGGAGTTCTCCCACCTCCAGTCGCTCTACGGGTCGATGACGCACCTGCAGGCGAAGGGGAACGGCCGATGA
- a CDS encoding ABC transporter permease: MSYVDYLVRRALQAVPVVFGLSILIFLISRVVPGDPVRLALGPQATQEQVTRLRREMGLNQPLPEQYLDWLVGVLQGDWGMSLRTNNNVFSDIVGRLPATLELTLVTLFFAVLLAIPFGVVAGTNKDRWQDHLSRIVALFGVSMPRFWVAIVLQMIFVVTLGLLPLSGRLSDGVAPPPAVTHLYLVDSLLAGQFGTFVDAAKHLVLPAFALGLATLAQVMRLIRSDMIDETKKDYVLAAQAYGLPSNLIEYKYMLRNAFTSSLTVIGLALGFLLGNAFLVEIVFAWPGMARYGVQAILYQDFNAIVGVTIVIGIVFVTTNFAVDLLYGYLDPRVRLED, from the coding sequence ATGTCGTACGTAGACTACCTCGTCAGGCGGGCGCTCCAGGCGGTCCCAGTCGTCTTCGGACTGTCCATCCTGATCTTCCTGATATCGCGGGTCGTTCCCGGCGACCCGGTCAGACTGGCCCTCGGGCCACAGGCGACCCAGGAGCAGGTCACCCGACTCCGGCGAGAGATGGGTCTGAACCAGCCGCTCCCCGAGCAGTATCTCGACTGGCTGGTCGGCGTCCTGCAGGGTGACTGGGGGATGTCGCTGCGGACGAACAACAACGTGTTCAGCGACATCGTCGGCCGCCTGCCGGCGACGCTCGAACTCACCCTCGTCACGCTGTTCTTCGCGGTCCTGCTGGCCATCCCGTTCGGCGTCGTCGCCGGGACGAACAAGGACCGCTGGCAGGACCACCTCTCGCGCATCGTCGCCCTGTTCGGCGTCTCGATGCCGCGGTTCTGGGTCGCTATCGTCCTGCAGATGATATTCGTCGTCACGCTCGGTCTGCTCCCGCTGTCCGGTCGGCTGAGCGACGGTGTGGCACCGCCACCGGCGGTCACCCACCTGTATCTCGTCGACAGTCTGCTCGCCGGTCAGTTCGGGACGTTCGTCGACGCGGCGAAACACCTCGTCCTCCCGGCGTTCGCGCTCGGCCTCGCGACGCTCGCGCAGGTCATGCGTCTCATCCGTTCGGACATGATCGACGAGACGAAGAAGGACTACGTGCTCGCCGCGCAGGCGTACGGCCTCCCGAGTAACCTCATCGAGTACAAGTACATGCTGCGGAACGCCTTCACGAGTTCCCTGACGGTCATCGGGCTCGCGCTGGGGTTCCTGCTCGGTAACGCGTTTCTGGTCGAGATCGTCTTCGCGTGGCCGGGGATGGCACGCTACGGCGTTCAGGCCATCCTCTATCAGGACTTCAACGCCATCGTCGGCGTCACCATCGTCATCGGTATCGTGTTCGTGACCACCAACTTCGCCGTGGATCTGCTGTACGGCTACCTCGATCCACGGGTGCGACTTGAGGACTGA
- a CDS encoding ABC transporter substrate-binding protein gives MATDDADRRTFLKLAGAGAAGVALSGCSSSGGGSGGTDDGNPGGNESSTDSNGGGGGSGSGSNDFHFIAGQVFGTLDPAEQVDYTQGLAAQNLYDELITVDAESLQPTEHLAESWDTENEGKTWVFTLRDDVTFSNGDSLTADDVVYSMKRMLSLEAGYSSFWLSYLDPEDVSARDERTVEFTFSQAYGPALATFVQFYIVNSAVVEENASGDDWGRGYLQSNSAGSGAYVLDNWEQGNSIEASAYEDYWKGWNENSFDTFRSTVITEQSTIVNTMQQGDGDMTDQYMGVQAYEQMDSFSNVRVPEVPQLQLFHFPMNTQKAPTDDINVRKAIAYAFDYDSAVNDIIGGGAQATGPVPQEMAGHNDDLTPVSQDLEKAQQFLDQAEYSVDEINEIGLEHVVVAGTELQRQMGLLNQSCLNELGIELTINPQQWASITDKATSAESTSHLTNIFHTAKMPSPDSHTYLMYHPSSFGSYISQSWYSTDELTSVLEEARTTTDLEGRLDKYREAQSLIVEGMPSVFIGNPPYRIGINQNVEGWKYRGVMSFDWDVHSMTRKGDGRA, from the coding sequence ATGGCAACGGATGACGCGGACAGACGGACGTTCCTCAAACTCGCTGGTGCTGGCGCGGCGGGGGTCGCGCTCTCGGGTTGTTCATCGAGCGGCGGTGGGAGTGGAGGGACGGACGACGGTAATCCGGGGGGAAACGAATCGTCGACCGACTCGAACGGCGGTGGCGGCGGGAGCGGTAGCGGGTCGAACGACTTCCACTTCATCGCCGGTCAGGTGTTCGGGACGCTCGACCCGGCAGAACAGGTCGACTACACGCAGGGGCTCGCCGCACAGAACCTCTACGACGAACTCATCACGGTCGACGCGGAGTCCCTGCAGCCGACCGAACACCTCGCGGAGAGCTGGGACACGGAGAACGAGGGGAAGACGTGGGTGTTCACGCTCCGCGACGACGTGACGTTCTCGAACGGGGACAGCCTCACCGCCGACGACGTCGTCTACTCGATGAAGCGGATGCTGAGCCTCGAAGCCGGCTACTCCTCGTTCTGGCTCAGCTACCTCGACCCGGAGGACGTCTCGGCCCGCGACGAGCGGACGGTCGAGTTCACCTTCAGTCAGGCGTACGGCCCCGCGCTGGCGACGTTCGTCCAGTTCTACATCGTCAACAGCGCGGTGGTCGAGGAGAACGCCAGCGGCGACGACTGGGGACGCGGCTACCTGCAGAGCAACTCCGCGGGCTCCGGCGCGTACGTCCTCGACAACTGGGAGCAGGGCAACTCCATCGAGGCGTCCGCCTACGAGGACTACTGGAAGGGCTGGAACGAGAACAGTTTCGACACGTTCCGCTCGACGGTCATCACCGAGCAGTCCACCATCGTGAACACGATGCAGCAGGGGGACGGTGACATGACCGACCAGTACATGGGCGTGCAGGCGTACGAGCAGATGGACTCGTTCTCGAACGTCCGCGTCCCCGAGGTTCCCCAGCTCCAGCTGTTCCACTTCCCGATGAACACCCAGAAGGCCCCGACTGACGACATCAACGTCCGGAAGGCCATCGCCTACGCGTTCGACTATGACAGCGCTGTCAACGATATCATCGGTGGCGGGGCCCAGGCGACCGGTCCGGTTCCCCAGGAGATGGCCGGGCACAACGACGACCTCACGCCGGTGTCTCAGGACCTCGAGAAGGCCCAGCAGTTCCTGGACCAGGCGGAGTACAGCGTCGACGAGATCAACGAGATCGGCCTCGAACACGTCGTCGTCGCCGGGACCGAACTCCAGCGCCAGATGGGGCTGCTCAACCAGTCGTGTCTGAACGAACTCGGCATCGAGCTGACGATCAACCCCCAGCAGTGGGCCAGCATCACCGACAAGGCGACCAGCGCGGAGTCGACGTCCCATCTGACGAACATCTTCCACACCGCGAAGATGCCCTCGCCGGACAGCCACACGTACCTCATGTACCACCCCTCCTCGTTCGGGTCGTACATCTCCCAGTCGTGGTACTCGACGGACGAACTCACGTCGGTGCTGGAGGAGGCACGCACGACGACCGACCTCGAAGGTCGTCTCGACAAGTACCGCGAGGCGCAGTCGCTCATCGTCGAGGGGATGCCGAGCGTCTTCATCGGGAACCCACCGTACCGCATCGGTATCAACCAGAACGTGGAGGGCTGGAAGTACCGCGGTGTCATGTCCTTCGACTGGGACGTCCACTCGATGACTCGCAAGGGCGACGGCCGCGCCTGA
- a CDS encoding aminopeptidase, with protein MADLREVARSVLVENLAAEADETLLVVTDTERRAIGRALFEAGDDVGMETGLLETRPLARSGMEPPAFVAAAMREADVVVCPTTASLTHTRAREAATEAGARVATMPGITESMFGGGAMTADYGEVERITAAVTERLSAASSARIESSGETLTLSLAGRDGIASDGLLRSPGESGNLPSGEGYLAPVEDTAEGTIVFDGGLVGVGALDDPLVVHVEAGTVSSVEGAYADSFLETTAGDVCARRVAELGLGTNPAAEIIGTVLEDEKVYGSCHVAFGDNHGFGGTIECDSHVDGIVLEPDVYLDDELVLSGGDVVV; from the coding sequence ATGGCCGACCTCCGCGAGGTAGCGCGGTCGGTGCTGGTCGAGAACCTGGCCGCCGAGGCCGACGAGACGCTGCTCGTCGTGACCGACACCGAACGGCGGGCCATCGGCAGGGCGCTGTTCGAGGCGGGCGACGACGTCGGGATGGAGACGGGCCTGCTGGAGACGCGACCACTCGCACGGAGCGGGATGGAGCCACCGGCGTTCGTCGCGGCCGCGATGCGGGAGGCGGACGTCGTCGTCTGCCCGACGACGGCCTCGCTCACCCATACCCGCGCCCGGGAGGCCGCCACCGAGGCGGGCGCGCGAGTCGCGACGATGCCGGGTATCACCGAGTCGATGTTCGGCGGCGGGGCGATGACGGCCGACTACGGCGAGGTCGAGCGCATCACGGCCGCCGTCACCGAGCGACTGAGTGCTGCGTCGAGCGCCCGTATCGAGTCGTCGGGAGAGACGCTCACGCTCTCGCTGGCGGGTCGGGACGGTATCGCGAGCGACGGCTTGCTCCGCTCTCCCGGTGAGTCGGGCAACCTCCCGTCCGGTGAGGGGTACCTCGCCCCCGTCGAAGACACCGCCGAGGGGACCATCGTGTTCGACGGCGGTCTCGTCGGTGTCGGCGCGCTCGACGACCCGCTGGTCGTCCACGTCGAGGCGGGGACCGTCTCATCAGTCGAGGGAGCGTACGCCGACAGCTTCCTGGAGACGACCGCTGGCGATGTCTGCGCACGCCGCGTCGCGGAACTCGGCCTCGGGACGAACCCGGCTGCCGAGATCATCGGGACCGTTCTCGAAGACGAGAAGGTGTACGGGTCGTGCCACGTCGCCTTCGGCGACAACCACGGGTTCGGCGGGACCATCGAGTGTGACTCCCACGTCGACGGAATCGTGCTCGAACCGGACGTCTACCTCGACGACGAACTGGTGCTCAGCGGGGGCGACGTGGTCGTATGA
- a CDS encoding ABC transporter ATP-binding protein, with translation MGDPLLEVRNLHVHFDTHDGVAEVINGIDFTLNRGETAALVGETGCGKSVTVKAILGLLPSARIPAGEIVYKGENVLDLSDAQRHARRGTDMSMIMQDPMTSLNPVLTVGEQMLDVLKWQGRSRLSFTSWMRDKLDRGTNDAHRERAIEMLGDVEISAPERVFESYPVELSGGMRQRVLIAIALLSEPDLLVADEPGTALDVTTEAKVLDLLDDLVEERDTSVLYITHDLGIAREVSDYINVMYAGEVVEQAPTGELFANPQHPYTRGLLSSIPSLSTGIGSGIEGHLPDYTDPPTACRFADRCPHAEPECREFYPYPRTTGTDHTVACHLFDGPPAHARHAEGDAVDVDIGEPPWYDRADGRHQSNAVLGGESQS, from the coding sequence ATGGGTGACCCGCTGCTGGAGGTGCGGAACCTCCATGTCCACTTCGACACCCACGACGGCGTCGCGGAGGTCATCAACGGCATCGACTTCACGCTCAACCGGGGTGAGACGGCGGCGCTCGTCGGCGAGACGGGCTGCGGGAAGAGCGTGACCGTGAAGGCGATCCTCGGGTTGCTCCCCTCGGCCCGGATTCCGGCCGGAGAGATCGTCTACAAGGGCGAGAACGTCCTCGACCTCTCGGACGCCCAGCGACACGCCCGCCGCGGGACCGACATGAGTATGATCATGCAGGACCCGATGACGAGTCTCAACCCCGTCCTGACGGTGGGCGAGCAGATGCTCGACGTCCTGAAGTGGCAGGGCCGCTCGCGGCTCTCGTTCACGAGCTGGATGCGCGACAAGCTCGACCGGGGCACGAACGACGCCCACCGCGAACGTGCCATCGAGATGCTCGGGGACGTCGAGATATCCGCACCCGAGCGCGTCTTCGAGAGCTATCCGGTCGAGCTATCCGGCGGGATGCGACAGCGCGTCCTCATCGCCATCGCACTGCTCTCGGAGCCCGACCTGCTCGTCGCCGACGAACCGGGGACGGCACTCGACGTGACGACCGAAGCGAAGGTCCTCGACCTGCTCGACGACCTGGTCGAGGAGCGCGACACCAGCGTCCTGTACATCACCCACGACCTCGGTATCGCCCGCGAGGTGAGCGACTACATCAACGTCATGTACGCCGGGGAGGTGGTCGAACAGGCCCCGACCGGCGAGCTGTTCGCGAACCCACAGCACCCGTACACGCGGGGGCTGCTCAGCAGCATCCCGTCGCTGTCGACGGGTATCGGCAGCGGTATCGAGGGCCACCTCCCGGACTACACCGACCCGCCGACCGCCTGCCGGTTCGCGGACCGCTGCCCGCATGCGGAACCGGAGTGCCGCGAGTTCTACCCCTACCCCCGGACGACGGGGACGGACCACACGGTGGCGTGCCACCTGTTCGACGGTCCGCCAGCGCACGCCCGTCACGCCGAGGGTGACGCGGTGGACGTCGACATCGGCGAACCACCGTGGTACGACCGAGCCGACGGACGACACCAGTCGAACGCGGTCCTCGGAGGAGAGTCCCAGTCATGA